The following coding sequences are from one Thermostaphylospora chromogena window:
- a CDS encoding Bug family tripartite tricarboxylate transporter substrate binding protein has product MRFRRLAAAIAVAVLSLAACGTDAGSGTGSAAALRIMAPAAPGGGWDQTARTAEQAIKSADPKRQVEVFNVPGAGGTIGLARLAKEQGNGNLLMVTGLVMVGAIEQNKSAVTLAETTPIAKLTEDYEIIVVPAESPHATLADLVKAWRENPASIAIAGGSAGGTDHIVAGLMAQAAGIDPKQVNYIAHSGGGEALNALLGNKVAMGIGGVSEMIEHVRSGKLRALGVSSPERLEGVDAPTLKEGGLDVELANWRGVVAPGGISDADRQALTDLVTRMHDSQAWQDAVRKNGWVDSFMAGQEFADYLAAEQKRIEGIIADMGLVS; this is encoded by the coding sequence ATGCGCTTTCGCCGACTCGCCGCCGCCATCGCGGTCGCGGTGCTCTCCCTTGCCGCCTGCGGCACGGACGCCGGATCGGGTACGGGGTCCGCCGCGGCCCTGCGCATCATGGCCCCCGCCGCTCCCGGCGGCGGCTGGGATCAGACCGCCCGTACGGCCGAGCAGGCCATCAAGTCCGCCGACCCCAAGCGTCAGGTCGAGGTGTTCAACGTGCCGGGCGCCGGCGGCACCATCGGCCTGGCCCGCCTCGCCAAGGAGCAGGGCAACGGCAACCTGCTCATGGTCACCGGCCTGGTGATGGTGGGCGCGATCGAGCAGAACAAGTCGGCGGTCACCCTCGCCGAGACGACGCCGATCGCCAAGCTGACCGAGGATTACGAGATCATCGTGGTTCCCGCGGAGTCGCCGCACGCGACCCTGGCCGACCTGGTGAAGGCCTGGCGGGAGAATCCGGCATCGATCGCCATCGCCGGCGGTTCGGCCGGGGGCACGGACCACATCGTGGCCGGGCTCATGGCGCAGGCCGCCGGGATCGATCCCAAGCAGGTCAACTACATCGCCCACTCCGGCGGCGGCGAGGCGCTCAACGCGCTGCTCGGCAACAAGGTCGCGATGGGCATCGGGGGCGTCAGCGAGATGATCGAGCACGTCCGGTCCGGCAAGCTGCGCGCGCTCGGCGTGAGCTCCCCGGAGCGCCTGGAGGGCGTGGACGCGCCGACGCTCAAGGAGGGCGGCCTGGACGTGGAGCTGGCCAACTGGCGCGGCGTGGTCGCCCCCGGCGGGATCTCCGACGCCGATCGGCAGGCGCTCACCGACCTGGTGACGCGGATGCACGACTCGCAGGCGTGGCAGGACGCGGTGCGGAAGAACGGGTGGGTGGACTCGTTCATGGCCGGGCAGGAGTTCGCCGACTACCTGGCCGCCGAGCAGAAGCGGATCGAGGGCATCATCGCCGACATGGGGCTCGTGTCCTGA
- a CDS encoding tripartite tricarboxylate transporter TctB family protein produces MPDRELIDSEARRDGGGPGWRNPELVLAAVVLGLGAFVIVGTADVTTASSALGLGPRFFPFLVGGAMIVVGVCYVIDVLRGGRGDPEQSEDIDTRTPADLRTVAIVSAIFLAFAVTVDVLGWIVGSALLFFGLAVTLGARRRIRAAAIAIALAVGTHLLFVKGLGVTLPGGLLTGVI; encoded by the coding sequence ATGCCGGACCGTGAGCTCATCGACTCCGAGGCCCGCCGGGACGGCGGCGGGCCCGGGTGGCGCAACCCGGAGCTGGTCCTCGCCGCGGTCGTGCTCGGTCTGGGCGCGTTCGTGATCGTCGGGACCGCCGACGTCACCACGGCCTCGTCCGCCCTGGGGCTGGGACCGCGGTTCTTCCCCTTCCTGGTCGGCGGGGCGATGATCGTCGTCGGCGTCTGCTACGTGATCGATGTGCTGCGCGGAGGGCGCGGCGACCCGGAGCAGAGCGAGGACATCGACACCCGCACCCCGGCCGATCTGCGCACGGTCGCGATCGTGAGCGCGATCTTCCTCGCCTTCGCGGTCACCGTGGACGTGCTGGGCTGGATCGTCGGCAGCGCCCTGCTGTTCTTCGGGCTCGCGGTGACGCTGGGCGCGCGGCGCCGGATACGCGCCGCCGCGATCGCGATCGCGCTGGCCGTCGGCACGCACCTGCTCTTCGTCAAGGGCCTCGGCGTCACCCTGCCCGGCGGCCTGCTGACCGGGGTGATCTGA
- a CDS encoding tripartite tricarboxylate transporter permease: MDSFGLLIDGFTAALTPVNLLYALIGVTLGTFVGVLPGIGPAMTVALLLPITFNVPPTSAFIMFAGIYYGGMYGGSTTSILLNTPGESASMITALEGNKMARRGRAAQALATAAIGSFIAGTIATLLLALAAPMIAEVAISFGPADYFALAVLAFTAVSSVLSRSVVRGLASLGLGLVIGLIGIDQQTGQARLTLGIPQLLDGIDVVIVAVGLFALGEVLYVASRLRHDSPDVVPVGRAFMDRSDWGRSWRPWLRGTALGFPFGALPGGGAEIPTFLSYTLERRLARGRAREEFGKGAIEGVAGPEAANNAAAAGTLVPLLTLGLPTSATAAILLAAFQQYGLQPGPQLFDHNPDLVWGLLASLFVGNAMLLVLNLPLAPAWARVLHIPRPYLYAGIVTFAALGAYALSASWVDLIVLYVLGLLGYAMRRFGLPIAPAVIGMILGPMAEIQLRRALAIGAGDVTVLVSSPVAIVFLALSLLALVLPLVRRLVRR; encoded by the coding sequence GTGGACTCCTTCGGCCTGCTGATCGACGGGTTCACCGCCGCGCTCACGCCGGTCAACCTGCTCTACGCCCTGATCGGGGTGACGCTCGGCACGTTCGTCGGCGTGCTGCCCGGCATCGGACCGGCCATGACCGTGGCGCTGCTGCTTCCGATCACCTTCAACGTGCCGCCGACCAGCGCGTTCATCATGTTCGCCGGCATCTACTACGGCGGCATGTACGGCGGGTCCACCACATCGATCCTGCTCAACACGCCCGGTGAGAGCGCCTCCATGATCACCGCGCTGGAGGGCAACAAGATGGCCCGCCGCGGACGGGCGGCGCAGGCGCTGGCCACGGCGGCGATCGGTTCCTTCATCGCCGGGACCATCGCCACGCTCCTGCTGGCGCTGGCGGCGCCGATGATCGCCGAGGTGGCGATCTCCTTCGGCCCGGCGGACTACTTCGCGCTCGCCGTGCTCGCCTTCACCGCGGTCTCCTCGGTGCTGTCGCGGTCGGTGGTGCGCGGGCTGGCCTCACTGGGGCTGGGCCTGGTCATCGGCCTGATCGGGATCGACCAGCAGACCGGACAGGCGCGGCTGACGCTCGGCATCCCGCAGCTGCTCGACGGCATCGACGTGGTGATCGTGGCCGTGGGGCTGTTCGCGCTGGGCGAGGTGCTGTACGTGGCTTCACGGCTGCGTCACGACTCGCCCGACGTGGTGCCGGTGGGCCGTGCCTTCATGGACCGCTCCGACTGGGGACGGTCGTGGCGGCCGTGGCTGCGCGGCACCGCGCTCGGCTTCCCCTTCGGCGCGCTGCCCGGCGGCGGCGCGGAGATCCCCACGTTCCTGTCCTACACTCTGGAGCGGCGGCTGGCCCGGGGCCGGGCCCGTGAAGAGTTCGGCAAGGGCGCGATCGAGGGCGTGGCCGGTCCCGAGGCGGCAAACAACGCCGCCGCGGCGGGTACGCTCGTGCCGCTGCTCACGCTGGGCCTGCCGACATCCGCGACCGCGGCGATCCTGCTCGCGGCCTTCCAGCAGTACGGCCTGCAGCCCGGCCCGCAGTTGTTCGATCACAACCCCGATCTGGTGTGGGGCCTGCTCGCCTCGCTGTTCGTGGGCAACGCGATGCTGCTGGTGTTGAACCTGCCGCTGGCCCCGGCGTGGGCTCGCGTGCTGCACATCCCCCGGCCCTACCTGTACGCGGGGATCGTGACGTTCGCCGCGCTCGGCGCGTACGCGCTCAGCGCCTCGTGGGTGGATCTGATCGTGCTCTACGTCCTGGGCCTGCTCGGCTATGCGATGCGCAGGTTCGGGCTGCCGATCGCTCCCGCGGTCATCGGCATGATCCTCGGGCCGATGGCGGAGATCCAGCTGCGGCGGGCGCTGGCCATCGGCGCGGGCGACGTGACCGTCCTGGTGAGCAGCCCGGTCGCGATCGTCTTCCTCGCCCTGTCCCTGCTCGCCCTGGTGCTCCCCCTGGTGCGCCGCCTCGTCCGCCGGTGA
- the gatB gene encoding Asp-tRNA(Asn)/Glu-tRNA(Gln) amidotransferase subunit GatB → MGRPAAEGGSGTVTETTTTPLSYDEVLDRFEPVLGVETHIELGTASKMFCGCPTTFGAAPNTQVCPVCLALPGALPVANEKAIEYTIRIGLALNCTIASWCRFARKNYFYPDMPKNYQISQYDEPLCTDGYLDVEVNGEVVRIGIERVHLEEDTGKSTHVGGATGRIHGADYSIVDYNRAGIPLVEIVTKPITGTDRLAPEVARAYATELRDLMRALGVSDVRMEEGSMRCDVNVSLMPRGSSEWGTRTETKNVNSLRSVERAVRHEIERQGAILASGGRIVQETRHFHEDTGTTTSGRSKEEAQDYRYFPEPDLVPVAPDPEWVASIKASLPELPSARRKRLQQEWGVSDFDMAAMRNAGAIDLVEATVAAGAPPADARKWWMGELARRANESGRALADLPITPEQVARVCALVASGALNDKLARQVLEGVLAGEGSPDEVVAARGLQIVSDEGELSALIDQVLADNADVVEKVRGGKIAAVGALVGGVMKASRGKADAARARELILEKIGVSG, encoded by the coding sequence CTGGGGCGGCCCGCTGCTGAAGGAGGCTCCGGCACTGTGACCGAGACCACGACGACTCCGCTGTCCTACGACGAGGTGCTCGACCGGTTCGAGCCGGTGCTCGGGGTGGAGACCCACATCGAGCTGGGCACGGCGTCCAAGATGTTCTGCGGCTGCCCGACGACCTTCGGCGCCGCGCCGAACACCCAGGTCTGCCCGGTCTGCCTGGCGCTGCCCGGTGCGCTGCCGGTCGCCAACGAGAAGGCGATCGAGTACACGATCCGGATCGGCCTCGCGCTGAACTGCACGATCGCCTCCTGGTGCAGGTTTGCCCGGAAGAACTACTTCTATCCGGACATGCCGAAGAACTACCAGATCAGCCAGTACGACGAGCCGCTGTGCACCGACGGCTACCTCGACGTCGAAGTCAACGGCGAGGTCGTGCGGATCGGCATCGAGCGCGTCCACCTGGAGGAGGACACCGGCAAGTCCACCCACGTCGGCGGCGCCACCGGCCGCATCCACGGCGCCGACTACTCGATCGTCGACTACAACCGGGCCGGCATCCCGCTGGTCGAGATCGTGACCAAGCCGATCACGGGGACCGACCGGCTCGCTCCCGAGGTCGCCCGGGCGTACGCGACGGAGCTGCGCGACCTGATGCGCGCCCTCGGCGTCTCCGACGTCCGCATGGAGGAGGGCTCCATGCGCTGCGACGTGAACGTCTCGCTCATGCCGCGCGGCTCGTCCGAGTGGGGCACCCGCACCGAGACGAAGAACGTCAACTCGCTGCGCTCGGTCGAGCGCGCGGTCCGGCACGAGATCGAACGGCAGGGCGCGATCCTGGCCTCCGGCGGCCGGATCGTCCAAGAGACCCGTCACTTCCACGAGGACACCGGAACCACCACCTCCGGCCGGTCCAAGGAGGAGGCGCAGGACTACCGGTACTTCCCCGAGCCCGATCTGGTGCCCGTCGCGCCCGACCCGGAGTGGGTGGCCTCCATCAAGGCGTCCCTGCCCGAGCTGCCCTCCGCGCGGCGCAAGCGGCTGCAGCAGGAGTGGGGCGTCTCCGACTTCGACATGGCGGCGATGCGCAACGCGGGCGCGATCGATCTCGTCGAGGCGACGGTCGCGGCCGGCGCGCCGCCCGCCGACGCGCGCAAGTGGTGGATGGGCGAGCTGGCCCGCCGCGCCAACGAGTCCGGCAGGGCCCTGGCCGACCTTCCGATCACGCCCGAGCAGGTGGCCCGGGTCTGCGCCCTGGTGGCCTCCGGCGCGCTCAACGACAAGCTCGCCCGGCAGGTGCTGGAGGGCGTGCTCGCCGGCGAAGGCTCGCCGGACGAGGTGGTCGCCGCCCGCGGCCTGCAGATCGTCAGCGACGAGGGCGAGCTGTCCGCCCTCATCGATCAGGTGCTGGCCGACAACGCCGACGTCGTGGAGAAGGTCCGCGGCGGCAAGATCGCCGCGGTGGGCGCCCTCGTCGGCGGCGTGATGAAGGCCAGCCGCGGCAAGGCCGACGCCGCCCGCGCACGCGAGCTCATCCTGGAGAAGATCGGCGTCTCCGGTTGA
- the gatA gene encoding Asp-tRNA(Asn)/Glu-tRNA(Gln) amidotransferase subunit GatA — MNLTRTSAAELGALIARGEVSAVEVTQAHLDRIAEVDGKINAFLHVAAKSALAQAREVDRRRAAGERLGPLAGVPVAHKDIFTTVDMPTTAGSKILEGWRPPYDATVTRRLREAGLIILGKTNLDEFAMGSSTENSAYGPTRNPWNLDRVPGGSSGGSSAAVAGYEAPLSTGTDTGGSIRQPAAVTGIVGMKPTYGGSSRYGLIAFASSLDTPGPFARSVLDAALLHEAFSGHDPLDSTSIDAPVPPVVEAARRADVAGMRVGVVKEFGGEGTQRGVLNRFQEAVDLLESLGAKVVEVSCPTFETALAAYYLIAPSECSSNLARFDAMRYGLRVGDDGTRSAEEVMALTRAAGFGPEVKRRIMLGTYALSSGYYDAYYGQAQKVRTLVARDFEAAFQQVDVLVSPTTPTTAFPIGERVDDPMAMYLADLFTIPANLAGTAAISVPAGLADEDGLPVGLQIMAPVLGDDRCYRVGAAVEQALQDRWGGPLLKEAPAL; from the coding sequence ATGAACCTCACCCGCACCAGCGCAGCCGAGCTGGGTGCGCTCATCGCCCGGGGCGAGGTCTCCGCGGTGGAGGTCACCCAGGCCCATCTCGACCGCATCGCCGAGGTCGACGGAAAGATCAACGCGTTCCTGCACGTCGCGGCCAAGTCCGCGCTGGCGCAGGCGCGGGAGGTCGACCGGCGGCGGGCGGCCGGTGAACGGCTCGGACCGCTCGCGGGCGTGCCGGTCGCGCACAAGGACATCTTCACCACGGTCGACATGCCGACCACCGCCGGTTCGAAGATCCTGGAGGGGTGGCGCCCGCCGTACGACGCGACGGTGACCCGCCGGCTGCGGGAGGCCGGGCTGATCATCCTCGGCAAGACCAACCTCGACGAGTTCGCGATGGGCTCTTCGACGGAGAACTCCGCCTACGGCCCGACGCGCAACCCGTGGAATCTCGACCGCGTGCCCGGCGGCTCCTCCGGCGGCTCCAGCGCGGCGGTGGCGGGCTACGAGGCGCCGCTGTCCACCGGCACCGACACCGGCGGCTCCATCCGCCAGCCGGCCGCGGTCACCGGCATCGTCGGCATGAAGCCCACCTACGGCGGCTCGTCCCGGTACGGGTTGATCGCGTTCGCCTCCTCGCTCGACACGCCCGGCCCGTTCGCCCGCAGCGTGCTCGACGCGGCACTGCTGCACGAGGCGTTCTCCGGGCACGACCCGCTCGACTCCACCTCGATCGACGCGCCGGTGCCGCCGGTCGTCGAGGCCGCCCGGCGGGCCGACGTCGCCGGCATGCGCGTGGGCGTGGTGAAGGAGTTCGGCGGCGAGGGCACCCAGCGGGGTGTGCTCAACCGCTTCCAGGAGGCCGTCGATCTGCTCGAGTCCCTCGGCGCGAAGGTCGTCGAGGTCTCCTGCCCGACCTTCGAGACGGCCCTGGCCGCCTACTACCTGATCGCCCCGTCGGAGTGCTCGTCGAACCTGGCGCGCTTCGACGCGATGCGGTACGGCCTGCGCGTCGGGGACGACGGCACCCGCAGCGCCGAGGAGGTCATGGCGCTGACCAGGGCCGCGGGGTTCGGCCCCGAGGTGAAGCGGCGCATCATGCTCGGCACCTACGCCCTGTCGAGCGGCTACTACGACGCCTACTACGGCCAGGCCCAGAAGGTCCGCACGCTGGTCGCTCGTGATTTCGAGGCCGCTTTCCAGCAGGTGGACGTGCTGGTCTCGCCGACCACGCCGACCACGGCGTTCCCGATCGGCGAGCGCGTGGACGACCCGATGGCGATGTACCTCGCCGACCTGTTCACGATCCCCGCCAACCTCGCGGGCACCGCGGCCATCTCGGTTCCCGCCGGGCTGGCCGATGAGGACGGCCTGCCGGTCGGCCTGCAGATCATGGCTCCGGTGCTGGGCGACGACCGCTGCTACCGGGTCGGCGCCGCCGTGGAGCAGGCTCTGCAGGACCGCTGGGGCGGCCCGCTGCTGAAGGAGGCTCCGGCACTGTGA
- the gatC gene encoding Asp-tRNA(Asn)/Glu-tRNA(Gln) amidotransferase subunit GatC, producing MSAITRDEVAHLARLSRLALSDEELDHFATQLDVIIGSVARVAEVAAEDVPPSSHALPLTNVFRPDEVRPGLTPQQALSGAPAVEDDRFRVPRILGEEA from the coding sequence ATGTCCGCCATAACCCGCGACGAGGTCGCCCATCTCGCTCGGTTGTCCAGGTTGGCGCTGTCCGATGAGGAGCTCGATCACTTCGCGACGCAGCTCGATGTGATCATCGGATCCGTCGCGCGGGTGGCCGAGGTGGCGGCCGAGGACGTGCCGCCCTCGTCGCACGCGCTGCCGCTGACCAACGTCTTCCGTCCCGACGAGGTACGGCCCGGCCTCACGCCGCAGCAGGCGCTCTCCGGCGCCCCGGCCGTCGAGGACGACCGCTTCCGCGTTCCGCGCATCCTCGGGGAGGAAGCATGA